In Brassica napus cultivar Da-Ae chromosome C2, Da-Ae, whole genome shotgun sequence, the sequence GTATGTACTTGGGAATGCCAGAAAAAATATGTGGATCAAAGAAGCAAGTCTTCTCTTTTGTTCAAGATCGTATGAATGGAAAAATCAACTCGTGGTCGGGTAAACTCTTATCTAGAGGGGGCAAGGAGGTCCAGATAAAATCTGTGGCACAAGCGGTTCCTACATATGTTATGTCTTGCTACCTCCTCCCCATTGATACCTGTAATAAACTTTCCGCCGCAGTGGCGCATTTTTGGTGGggtacacaaaataataatagagGCTTACATTGGGTAGCCTGGGATAAAATTTGTGTACCTCTTGAAGAAGGAGGTTTAGGATTCCGGAACTTCCGAGATTTCAACTTAGCCCTCTTGGCTAAACAGGTCTGGCGCCTTCTCACCAAGCCGAATACCCTGTTGGCTCGGGTTTTAAAAGGAAGGTATTATAGACATATGAACCCTCTCTTAACGGGTAAGGTCAATAATCCATCTCTTGGCTGGACGAGTTTAATGGCGGCAAAGCATGTGTTAAAGGATGGGCTGCAAAGAACCATTGGAACAGGGGCAGAAACAAAGGTCTGGGAAGACCTATGGATCCCTGATACACCTGCCCGAGCAGCTCTCCCACGCATAGCGAACATCGACCTGGGGTTGAAGGTCCATCATCTGATCGACTTCGAGAGCAAAATGTGGAATGCCGACATGGTTCATGAGTTTATTGCTGCGACAGATGTCCCCCGAGTCCTATCGCTTAAAATAAGTAAGACAGGACGAAGAGACAGCTACTCTTGGAGCTTCACTAGCTCTGGAAACTATACTGTTAGATCGGGTTATGCTACGGTCGTGAATCAAAGAAGGCAGAAAGAAAACGAAGGAATAGTGGAACCAAGCACAACTGCTCTTAAGAAGGCGATTTGGAAACTGAAGTGTCCACGCAAGATTAAACACTTCGTCTGGAACATGATGTCAGGTTTCGTGGCGTCGGCAAGCAAGTTGAAAGAAAGGCACTGCGGGATAGATGCGACGTGCCAGCGGTGTGGGGCTGAACAAGAAACTATCAATCATATCATTTTTGAATGCCCACCAGCTGTGCAGTGCTGGGCATTGTCGACAATACCATCAGCTCCGGGAGTATTCTCGTGTTCTTCAGTATACACAAACCTTGATACCCTGTTTGGATATATAGCAAATGCATCTCTACTAGCCGGAAATGTGCTGATGTTTTCTTGGTTAATCTGGTACATCTGGAAAGCCCGTAACGAAAAATGCTTCAATGGAAAGGATGTGTCGCCGATGGATACGATCCAGCTCGCAAGCAGCGAAGCGGAAACGTGGCCCATAGCACAAGTGGTAGAGGAAGTTGCTGATGCGGTACAAGACCAAGGAACTTCACTACAACAGGAAGAGAGACAAGTACCAGACTGTAAATGGAGATGTCAAGTTGATGCATCCTGGCAGGACAAGAACGAAGAAGCCGGCTGGGGGTTCATCCTTTTTGAAGAGCAGCAAGTTAAGCTCGTGGGAGTAAGGAAAGGAAATTGTGCCTCCTCGCCATTGCATGCTGAAGCTGAGAGCCTCGCCTGGGCAATGAAAGAGACGAGACAGAGTGGTGTTAATGAGGTCTGCTTCGAATCAGACTGCCAACAACTGACTCGCCTTACTCAAAACCCGCAGGAATGGCCAGCCATAGGACCTGAACTGGATGAGATCGATTTTCTGAGCTCTGAATTCTCTTCTTGCTCTATCCGCTTTATAAGACGTACTGAAAATGTCCGTGCGGACTGCCTTGCAAAGGCAGGACGATCACGAGCTCATGATTTCTGTTACTTGGATACCAAGATTCCCCCATGGCTTGCTCATGAAGCTTGCCTGTTTGAACTTCTAGTTACttaataaagttttatttttgatgcaaaaaaaaaaaaaaaaaaaagttaaaagtttTAGGTGGAGGACATCAATGCCTCATTAACAACAAGAATCTGCTTAGCAAGCAGATCTGCGTTCCTATTGTTTTCTCTAGGGACCCAAGCAAAGGAACAAGAGGAAAAATCAGACGCCATAATCAAAATATCCGCTACGACTCTGTAGATTTCCGGGATGGAGTTTCCATGCTTTATGCTGTTGATTAGCAAGGTAGAGTCAGATTCACAGTGGATATGTGGAACCTGTTTCTCTCTGCAGTACTTAAGAGCCCTTCTCAGAGCAAGTGCGTCTCCCATCAGCGGGGAATAAACATGCTCATTCGTTTCTGCATACGAAGAAGTAGTACCTGCAGACAATGTTACCCAGCCGAACCCCGCTGTCAACGTGCTTTCCTTCCATGCCGCATCCGTTCTAAGCACTGTGGCGTTTTGATGGATTACCGTAGCTGGTAAGGGGTGGCTTTTGTGTTCTTGTTTCTCACCTTGTCCATTTTGCCATTATCTTGCAGCAGATATTGCTCTTGATAGCGCATCCAGTGGTTGAATTGCAAAGTTGTCAGTTTATTTCGCGCTGTCCAGATCTCCCAAAGTATCCAGGGTGCAACGTGAGCTGACGTGATGCCAGCAGGGGGTAAGCATCCCATGGTTTTAATCATGTTCCAGCGATTCTCCAATTCTATCGGTCCACTAAAATCACAGTCAGCCCCCAACGGTGCTGCTCTCCAAACACACGTCACATCTTCTATTCCAAGTATCTTGATGACTTTCTTATTGCCACGTCAGCTCTAGTTCCATTGTCATCATCTGGTAGCATCCTATTAGTTGCATTAGAGCATCAGcattgatttatttatcaccTTAGTATctttaatatataatactaatataatttatcattgtgattaaaattttaaacaaaaaaaaataaactagtGATATAAAGATATTTTGCTTGAGAGTTTCTCATATCTTGTTTAAAGGTTCTCAAAGCAGAATCCTCCCTCATcttctcttttacttttttattttagttattacttTATGGTTGAGATACTCTTCAACCGACGATGATGATGTTCTTAGCTGATGTGAGGCTCATATAtttagggctgggcaaaaaaccTGGATCCGAAGAAtcgaaccgaatctgatccgaaaaattaataccaaacccgaaccgaaattgattaaatatccgaacgggttcaaaattttggtatctaaataaccgaaaccgaaacagacccgaaccgaagtatctcgggtacccgaatgtaaccgaaatagatttatatacctaaatatattacttatttttagatttaatatatattaaaaacatctgaaatatataagatactttaaagttgtctaaaatacttaaaaatatacataaatagtcaaaagtaaatgtctaaaatagctaaaatatattcaaaacaccaaaatgcttgaaatatctattgattttcaatccaaatatttaaatcaaaccaatttatatgttaattttaggtattttgacatctATTATACAAAtacatatgtaatatattattttgatttattgattttgagaaattttaagcatataatgaatattaaaattttaaaaataatttaaatgggttatccaaacccgcaaagatccgaaccgaacccgaaccgaaatttagaaatacccgaatggggctgaaatatttaaacctgaaaatccgaaacccgattagatccgaaccgaacccgaatgggtacccgaacgcccacccctacatATATTAATGGCGACTGGATAATTGGCTACTCCAGGCGTTTCTTTGGAGTTTGAACTTAAAAGCATTGGTCTATGAACTTGATTTGATTTCTCGGACGTTGCAGGACACATGATTATATTAATGGTACGTAAGTTAATTCTGTTCTTGTCCATGTCCCCATAAGGGTTTTGTTTTGCGCAGCATCCAATTGGGACCAGTATATGAAATAAATACTCTTTGGTTGCAAGTAAGCGTTTAGCTGGTAAAAATTGATGTCTTGTGAAAATTGGGACCTTTACATGAAAGGCGAAAGCCATCATTTATTTCGTTTTGCTATAATTCTTCGAGAGTTTACTATCTGTGCAAGTAGGCACGCGGGTTCGGTTCGTTTGGGTATTTCAGTTTTAGTGGCTGGGTTAGTTTGGTTAGTCCAATCTTACCGGAATTTATCGAATAAAAATTGCTTGGTTGGTTTGGGATTCAGTTagtttggtttttgaaaattttgctgagtttaatctaatttttttgtttcagttagattttgatttaatttggtTGAAGTCTTAAATAATTTCAGTCAAATTTGATAATGTTGGTTAGTTCGGGtaattatgtcaaaaaaaaatttgtttgttccattaatttggttttttttttttgaaaaccaaGCAGCTACTACCACTGAAGCAATGACccactttttttaataaaaatcttgaTGAACTTAACCGAAGTCATAACTGTATCCGAagcgaaaataatattttttggtttcaTTCGGTTTTACTGGTTCGGTTTGGGTAATGAATCTTAGTCCTATGTGCAAGACTGTAAGAGTGCTTGTAATAAACCACTAGCTTTGATGAAAAGGTGAGTGAGTTTATCTTAAACTCCTTTTTAACTTTGTACCTAATATCCCTTTTGtattatttatgatttgctATACCAAAGTGGGGTAAGGAAACCCAAAGGTAGAGAGCTAAATAAGCTTATTGAGGCCAGGGCCGGCTTAGAATTGTATTAGGCCCTtggacaaaaataatttttacacCTGATAGTTAATTAAACTAAGATTATAGGACCCtattctaaaagaaaaaaacagaaaatgacGGACCCCTTTTGTTATTGAATTGATTGGCTTTTGGGGTGGGTCCCGGGCGAGTGCACTCCTTGCCCTCCATGTTGAGCCGGCTGATTGAGGCTTGGTCAGAACTCAAAATCAATCCTCTACTATGAATGATTTCAATCCTCTACTATGAATGATTTTGGTGGGGTTGCATTTTTGTGAGTGAAGCATCTTTTTCAAACTATGCTGAGGAAACCAAAGACTTTCTCTCacttagtattttttttttcttttttttgaaacaccttCTCTCACTTAGTAATATGTAGATTAAGTCAAGGATCCAAAGCATACTTGTATATGTCTGTCTTGTCTTGTGTGTTGACATGTCTCTTGCGTCTTTAAACTTGATTTTCTCCATAGAgtgaagcaaaagaaaaagatggGCTTCTTCTGTCATCCACTTACCAAGATTTGCTGATTCATCCTTTTCTGATAGCGACAATCTCCGTTTCCCACTCTTGGATTCTTGATTCTTGTGTTATTTATCTTTCTTGTACAACGAGACACTGTTATGGCTTCTCTGTCTGAAATCGTCGAGCAAGAGGTTGTAGCATCACCAAGAGGCAAGCTTTCAATAACAAGTGAAAGCAGTCTAGCTTCTGTCGCCTCATTGTCCATGCCCCTTGTTCGTAGTTACTCTTTAAAAACTTAGAATGATTCAAACTcgtgttttttatttttcggGTAATGATTTTGTCTTCTGTTAGATTCAGGAGATTGTTTTATCAGCAGACATCAAATGTAGTGACTGTCAAGAGAAAATCGCTGACATAATGTCGAGGATGATCGGTAAGACATAGTTTACTTGGATGAGACATGTTTTGCTCCTTTCACTTAATAGAGTGTTCCTctgttttctctgtttctttcaAGAAGCAGAAACATATTCAATATTGGTGAGCGTATTGGAGAAGAAAGTGACACTGACATGTACATATTCCGGTGACCGGAGAGTCTCCAAATCATACGGCGAAGCTCTTCTCTGCAAAATGTCCACCTTCAAGCGTAGGATACTTCATTCTTCTAGGAAACAACTCAATGTTGAGTAGTTTTTGCTTTTATTGTCATCCTCTTTGCAATAAACCGTTGGAAAGTTTTTAATCTTAAATGTCGAATGTGATGGATATTGTTTAGATATGCTTGTAACAATTAACTCTCAGTAACAAAATATCATAGAAATGAGAAAATTAAAAGAGATTATTGGGAAGTTAGATTGCCGCCACTTTGTAGCCAGAGATTGATGATGTCAGTGGCTTGATTAAGGATAatgatcatcttcttctgagAGATCCATGGCTTAGCCTCAAGAGTTGACTTAAGCTCTTCCCATGCATCTTTTCTTGGCCAGAAGAAGTAGGGACTTAGTGGGACTGTTCCATGTCCAGGAACATGCTGGTCCAATCCTAATCCTATGTTCTTCTCCATCCACACAAACTTGAGAACTACTCTTGCCTTCTCTTCTTGTTGTTTCACCACCTAAAGACAACAACTAAGTTTTGTGATTTTGTTTGAAACACAACAAAGAAGTAGAGTGTTGTTGTTATTTACTTGTTTTGGTTGTAGAGTGTCGGAAACATCAGTGACTTTTTCAGCAGTGAGTGTCTCTGGAGATACAAGAGTCACGATTTTCCTTTTTAGAGAGATGGGATACGGTGGATTGGTTATTGAACGATGCAGAAGAAGCAGTCATGGAGGGTTTTGGCTGTTGAGAGATGAAAGAAGAGCAGAGAGAAGCAGATGAGAGTGAAGAGTGGAGTGCCATTAATGACATCATTTTTATTGTTCCTCCAAGAGCAGTGGAGATCTATTAGGGATATTATATCCCATATGGGAATTCCTGATAAAGTACATTAAGTAGTATATAAAGTTTTATGATCAATTCActaatcaccaattggttttaagttgaaaACCCATAATTAAATCTGAATCTAACATGGCATCAGAGTCAGGTTCTAAATACCTTAAACCCCTAATTAATATAACTCTATCCGACCGGGTATAAAAAGTCGTAATTGactcgctcgaccgagtataaCTGTCTTAAAGTTCCGAGATTTATGGTCGATAAGAACCATCATCTCGACGaggggtattagggatattatATCCCACATCGAGAATTCTAacggacattaagtaatatataaaagtttaggGTCAATCCATCAATCACCAATTGGTTAAGTTAGAAGCCCATAATTAACCCCGAATTTAACGAGATCCTTATGCAAATGGATAAAGGACACGATATGGTTGCAGTAGAACTCCAAAGTGGTTGGCCACTGATATGAAATTATATGGGTTTTATTGATTTGGcccattattttattttttattttttttttcagttatttTGTTTCAGAGTTAATAGAAATATGTTACAAGCCCATGAAGATACATCAAAAGATGAAATAAAAATGGGATGAACTGGCTTTTTATTAGTAAAAGGCAATCTGTCTTTATTGCAAAATGATGGTCCTTATGTAGATCAGACTGATCATGGTGTGTGTGTGATGGTGAATGTAATCAATAGTTCATGAACATGATTATGTTATCAAGTGTTTAAGCTAGTAACTAGTAAGTGTACATTGTGTGAGTTTCTTGACCGTATAGGAGTTTCTATCTGATCTTTAGTTATGGGATGATTGTTTAACTTAGATCGGACTGCGTTTGGCATGAAACTTTTATTCAGAATTTATTACAATTTCCTAAATTTTGTTAGCTTTTCTTAGTTTTTATACCGTTTATGAAGATATAGAAGTGTGGATAGATGTTGTATCAGTAAATTAGTAATACAAAAGATGAGAAAAGCGACATTAACATGGAGCGGAAGAATAGTCAAAtaagtttttcttatttttatagagaaagagaaaaaaaattagcaaCATATTTGTAGATCTCAACTTGGAAATTTTGTAACGGTTAGCCTAACacatattgaaaataaataagttgGAAAAGCATCATATGTACTTTAACATAATTTGTAGAGTTTTTGATTAAAAAGTTTTGAGTTTCTTGTAAGAAAACGAACACTTAAGCATctagatataatttaaaattattgttttagaaagttaaaccaatgaaaatgagagttttttttaaaacctctAGTTAATTATACTATTACAACGaagagaaa encodes:
- the LOC106442519 gene encoding uncharacterized protein LOC106442519 isoform X5 yields the protein MASLSEIVEQEVVASPRGKLSITSESSLASVASLSMPLEIVLSADIKCSDCQEKIADIMSRMIAETYSILVSVLEKKVTLTCTYSGDRRVSKSYGEALLCKMSTFKRRILHSSRKQLNVE
- the LOC106442519 gene encoding uncharacterized protein LOC106442519 isoform X4, with the protein product MASLSEIVEQEVVASPRGKLSITSESSLASVASLSMPLEIVLSADIKCSDCQEKIADIMSRMIEAETYSILVSVLEKKVTLTCTYSGDRRVSKSYGEALLCKMSTFKRRILHSSRKQLNVE
- the LOC106442519 gene encoding uncharacterized protein LOC106442519 isoform X6, giving the protein MASLSEIVEQEVVASPRGKLSITSESSLASVASLSMPLEIVLSADIKCSDCQEKIADIMSRMIETYSILVSVLEKKVTLTCTYSGDRRVSKSYGEALLCKMSTFKRRILHSSRKQLNVE
- the LOC106442519 gene encoding uncharacterized protein LOC106442519 isoform X1 codes for the protein MASLSEIVEQEVVASPRGKLSITSESSLASVASLSMPLIQEIVLSADIKCSDCQEKIADIMSRMIEAETYSILVSVLEKKVTLTCTYSGDRRVSKSYGEALLCKMSTFKRRILHSSRKQLNVE
- the LOC106442519 gene encoding uncharacterized protein LOC106442519 isoform X3, yielding MASLSEIVEQEVVASPRGKLSITSESSLASVASLSMPLIQEIVLSADIKCSDCQEKIADIMSRMIETYSILVSVLEKKVTLTCTYSGDRRVSKSYGEALLCKMSTFKRRILHSSRKQLNVE
- the LOC106442519 gene encoding uncharacterized protein LOC106442519 isoform X2, which produces MASLSEIVEQEVVASPRGKLSITSESSLASVASLSMPLIQEIVLSADIKCSDCQEKIADIMSRMIAETYSILVSVLEKKVTLTCTYSGDRRVSKSYGEALLCKMSTFKRRILHSSRKQLNVE